One part of the Thermodesulfobacterium commune DSM 2178 genome encodes these proteins:
- the rpsT gene encoding 30S ribosomal protein S20 codes for MPHHKSAKKALRQSEKRRLRNRAFKSRVKTEIKKFLNYLNAHDLEKAEAQLRIVQSLLHKGVSKGIFHWKKAANKISKLFKKFESAKNKATTH; via the coding sequence GTGCCACATCACAAGTCTGCCAAAAAAGCGTTAAGACAGAGCGAAAAAAGAAGGTTAAGAAATCGAGCTTTTAAAAGCAGGGTGAAAACAGAGATTAAAAAGTTTTTAAATTATTTAAACGCTCATGACCTAGAAAAAGCTGAAGCTCAATTAAGAATCGTCCAAAGTTTGCTTCATAAAGGGGTTTCTAAAGGCATTTTCCATTGGAAAAAGGCTGCTAATAAAATCTCTAAACTTTTTAAAAAGTTCGAATCAGCCAAAAACAAAGCTACCACCCATTAA